The nucleotide window GCATTCATTTATAGATATTTGCTCACTATATTCACTGATATTCATAAACTTTTTAAGTTTATCCGAAAAAATCTCTATTATTTTCTTAACAACAAATGTAATTACTAAAAAACTCTTTGTACTTAAAAATTGAAAGTACTCTTTATTTTTTTTATATTCATTATAAAAGTACTTTACGAAAGCAATTCGCCCCGCTTTTCCTTTCACTGGCTCTGTTCGAATATGCGCTTCATATTCATCTCCAATCTCTATTAATGACCATAAATCAAAGACAAATAGGCAAAAATTTTCTTTCTGATCGCTTATTGTATTATCTAAATTAATTTTTTCTAATAATTGATAGAACTTAATTATGTGAGAACTATTACTTAGTGGCCAATCAAACAATCGATCTCTATACAATATTTCCATTTATGTTAATTACACCCCCATTTTGACTTATAATATATACTAATTTCCCTAAAAAAACTATGCAAAATATGACAATATTTTTCGACAAAATTCGATTGAACTAATTTCAGAAGAAAAATCAAATAAGCTTATTAAAATTAAGTAAAAACATACTAAAAGGACTATAACAATTTAGAATTTGTTATAGTCCTTCTTTATTATTTATTACGACTCTCCGTCATTTGCTTCCATACGGAACCTTTTGCTTCTTCTCCGCCCTCAATACGAGCTAAAGCCATTTTTGCCTGTAGTTTTACTTCAAACTCTTTGTCCTCACTTGCTACTTTCAACGCTTCAATTGCTATCTCAGTACCAACCTCGTATAAATACATGGCCGCGCGCCAACGAACTAATTTATTTTTATCAGACAAGGCTTGGATCATTGCTGGTTCGAATGCTTCTAATCCTAGATCACTCATGCAATCTCCCGCCGTACGACGAACCGCTGCACTTTTATCATTCAATGCTTTTGTTAAGGCTGGTACAACTGCCTCATCTTCAATCATACCTAAATATACTGTTGCTAAACGACGAATCGACATTTGCTCGTCCTCTAACGCTTTTTCAAGTAATGGAATATCTTCTACTTCTGGGTCTGGAAGCTGATCAAGTAATTGGAAACGCTGTTGCCAATCTTCTACTTGAACATATTCCTCCAACGACACTGGCTTTCGTTCCTGAGCTGCAGTGACTACTTCCGTATTATCTGCTTCTAAAATTTGCTCCACTCGTTGTTGTGGATAAAGCGCGTCTACTTCTTTCAATACCTCTTGTGCGACTTGATCTTTATCTCCATAACGTACGCCAAAATCTACCCATTTACGTTCTAGAATATAATTATCTTCGCCAACTTTAAATTGTAACTGCTTAAATGCCATTGTAAAACGATCTCCTGCACTTAAACGTACTTCCCCTTCCCCATCGAAAGCTTTAATTTGTAGAGGAATAGCTTTATACATTTGCACATGTACATTCACTTCACCGTAATGTTCATTCAGTTGTTGCTGTTCACTTTCGATAGCTTCACCGCCTAAAGCTTTTCGGATATCTGCTAATATTTGTTCCCATGCATATTTTGCATTACGCTCAACTGCTAAAAAGTTAGATACATGATATATTCCTTTTACACCTTCTACAGCGAAAATGGCCTGTAACGGCTCAGATGCCTCATGAATATTGTCCTTTGTATAGTTAAAACTTTTGCCAAATGGCAAGTCTTGATCAATAACAATTTTCATTGAATTTGGACTTGGTGTTGGTTCAATTAATAATATTTTCATCACAGTTCCTCCTTATCCATTGACGATTTCATCTAAATAACTCCAACGCTCAATTAGTTGTTCGTATTCACTATTAAATGTTTCTAAATCTGCTGTTAATTGCTGTAGCTTTGTGAAGTCTGAGCCCGCCGTCGAAATTTCTTCTTCAGCTAACATAATCTTTTCTTCCATTGCGGCAATATCGTCCGCGATTGTTTCCCACTCTTTTTGTTCTTTAAATGATAGTTTTTTCTTTTCGTTTTTTGTCTTTTCCTGTTTTGGTTTTTCTACTTTGACTTCTTTTGCTTCTTGCTGTTGTTCAGCTGCTTTTTTTGCTAAATAATCCGTGTAAATATCTAGGCTTTCATTCACTCCACCTTTTCCGTCTAAAATCCATAGCTTTTTCGCAATACGGTCAAGGAAGAATCGATCATGGGAAATTGTGATGACAACACCAGGGAAATTTTCAATAAAATCTTCTAATACCCCTAATGTCTCAATATCTAAATCATTTGTGGGCTCGTCTAATAATAAAACATTTGGCTGTTCCATTAATAAGCGTAATAAATGAAGTCGCTTTCGTTCTCCACCTGATAATTTACTAATTGGCGTACCATGTGCGTGTAATGGGAATAAAAATCGCTCCAACATTTGAGAAGCCGAATAACGTACCCCATCCGCATCTGTTATATCATTTGACGCTTCACGAATATAATCAATCATTCGCGCATTTTCATTCATAGGTGGTAAAGCTTGTTTAAAATGCAGGCGTTTAACGGTTGCACCTACTACAACCTCACCTTGATCTGGCTCAATTTCACCAGCTAACATATTTAGTAACGTAGATTTTCCATAACCATTCGCGCCAATAATCCCAATTCGATCACCTTGCTGTAAAAGAAAGCTAAAATCTTTAATAATTGTACGCTCTCCGTAAGCCTTCGAAATGCCATCTGATTCTAATACTTTTTTACCTAATCGAGTCGTAGCAAGTCCTAGCTCTAAATCGCCTTGTTCACCAGAACGCTCTATTGCTTCATCCAACGCTTCAAATCGTTGAATACGGGCTTTTTGCTTTGTCGTTCGGGCCTTTGCACCGCGACGAATCCATTTTAATTCTGAGCGATAACGATTTTGTAATTTCGCTTGAGATGCAGCATTCATTTCTTCCCGAATAGCACGTGCCTCTAAGTAATCCCCGTATGTACCTGTATGGCGATACAATGTTTTATCCGCTAATTCATAAATATGTGTCGCTGTTTCATCTAAGAAATAGCGATCGTGGGTAATAAAGATCACTGCTCCCTTTAAGCGAGATACCATTTCCTGTAGCCATTCCGTTGATGTGACATCTAAATGGTTCGTTGGCTCGTCTAATAAATATAGATCAGCTGGTTCGATTAATACCTTAGCTAAAGCCACACGTTTTTGCTGTCCACCAGATAAGTCTGTTACATAATGATCAAACATATCAATACCAAGCTTTGTTAACGCTTGTTTTGCTAAGGCGTTGACATCCCATGCGTTGTCCGAATCCATTTTCTGCTGTAAGCGAAATAGCTCATTTTGTAGCTTTTCGGATTGGGGATCCAACGATAATGAGGCCACCGTTTCCTCATACTGACGGTTTAACTGTAATATTGGTGAATCTCCACTAAACACCGCTTGTAGTACTGTTACATTCGACTCAAATTGAGGATCCTGCTCTAAATAGGCGATACGGTATTTATTCGGATGATCGAACTCAACGGTATCCGCATCCTGCTTACCTGCTATAATCGACAATAATGTTGATTTACCAGTACCGTTTATACCTATTAGCCCTGCACGCTCTCCTTCGTAAATTGTAAATTCGATATTTTCAAATAGCGTTTTATCGCCAACTGTTTTTGTTAAATTTGATACGATTAAATGACTCATAAAATCCCGTCTCTTTCTTTTTTAAGCTGCTCTAAAAATTGTACCATAAACCCATGGCGTTGTTGTGCCATCTCGCGTCCTTTATCTGTCACCATTAAGTCCTTTAATAAAAGCAGTTTTTCATAAAAGTGCGTTACACTTGCTGTCGATTTCGAACGATATTCCTCCACCGACATATCCATGCGCGCCTCTTCATTATCATCATATAGTTTGCGTCCCTTCGCTCCACCATAAGCAAAAGTACGAGCAATACCAACCGCGCCAATTGCATCCAAACGATCCGCGTCCCGCACAATTTTCGATTCTACAGTTGTTGCTGGGAGCTCGTTGCCGCCATTAAAGGAC belongs to Solibacillus sp. FSL R7-0682 and includes:
- a CDS encoding virulence factor, whose translation is MKILLIEPTPSPNSMKIVIDQDLPFGKSFNYTKDNIHEASEPLQAIFAVEGVKGIYHVSNFLAVERNAKYAWEQILADIRKALGGEAIESEQQQLNEHYGEVNVHVQMYKAIPLQIKAFDGEGEVRLSAGDRFTMAFKQLQFKVGEDNYILERKWVDFGVRYGDKDQVAQEVLKEVDALYPQQRVEQILEADNTEVVTAAQERKPVSLEEYVQVEDWQQRFQLLDQLPDPEVEDIPLLEKALEDEQMSIRRLATVYLGMIEDEAVVPALTKALNDKSAAVRRTAGDCMSDLGLEAFEPAMIQALSDKNKLVRWRAAMYLYEVGTEIAIEALKVASEDKEFEVKLQAKMALARIEGGEEAKGSVWKQMTESRNK
- a CDS encoding ABC-F family ATP-binding cassette domain-containing protein: MSHLIVSNLTKTVGDKTLFENIEFTIYEGERAGLIGINGTGKSTLLSIIAGKQDADTVEFDHPNKYRIAYLEQDPQFESNVTVLQAVFSGDSPILQLNRQYEETVASLSLDPQSEKLQNELFRLQQKMDSDNAWDVNALAKQALTKLGIDMFDHYVTDLSGGQQKRVALAKVLIEPADLYLLDEPTNHLDVTSTEWLQEMVSRLKGAVIFITHDRYFLDETATHIYELADKTLYRHTGTYGDYLEARAIREEMNAASQAKLQNRYRSELKWIRRGAKARTTKQKARIQRFEALDEAIERSGEQGDLELGLATTRLGKKVLESDGISKAYGERTIIKDFSFLLQQGDRIGIIGANGYGKSTLLNMLAGEIEPDQGEVVVGATVKRLHFKQALPPMNENARMIDYIREASNDITDADGVRYSASQMLERFLFPLHAHGTPISKLSGGERKRLHLLRLLMEQPNVLLLDEPTNDLDIETLGVLEDFIENFPGVVITISHDRFFLDRIAKKLWILDGKGGVNESLDIYTDYLAKKAAEQQQEAKEVKVEKPKQEKTKNEKKKLSFKEQKEWETIADDIAAMEEKIMLAEEEISTAGSDFTKLQQLTADLETFNSEYEQLIERWSYLDEIVNG
- a CDS encoding HD domain-containing protein, with product MNDQIAKCEELVMGIYNEMDASHDFQHIERVYQNALAIIKTEPTANEKIVLLAVLLHDVSDSKYAADKSNEKRILEELDLTEEEIRHIETVIAEVSFNGGNELPATTVESKIVRDADRLDAIGAVGIARTFAYGGAKGRKLYDDNEEARMDMSVEEYRSKSTASVTHFYEKLLLLKDLMVTDKGREMAQQRHGFMVQFLEQLKKERDGIL